A genome region from Staphylococcus capitis subsp. capitis includes the following:
- the era gene encoding GTPase Era — MTEEHKSGFVSIIGRPNVGKSTFVNRVIGHKIAIMSDKAQTTRNKIQGVMTRDDAQIIFIDTPGIHKPKHKLGDYMMRVAKNTLSEIDAIMFMVNVNEDIGRGDEYIMEMLKNVKTPIFLVLNKIDLVHPDALMPRIEKYKEYMDFTEIIPISALEGLNVDHFIDVLKSYLPVGPKYYPDDQISDHPEQFVVSEIIREKILHLTSEEIPHAIGVNVDRMIKEDEDRVRVEATIYVERDSQKGIVIGKGGKKLKEVGKRARHDIEMLLGSKVYLELWVKVQRDWRNKVNFIRQIGYVEDQD, encoded by the coding sequence ATGACAGAAGAACATAAATCAGGATTTGTATCCATCATTGGTCGACCTAATGTTGGTAAATCTACATTTGTAAATAGAGTAATAGGGCATAAAATTGCGATTATGTCAGATAAAGCTCAGACAACACGTAATAAAATTCAAGGCGTCATGACAAGAGACGATGCACAAATCATCTTCATTGATACGCCAGGTATTCACAAACCTAAACATAAACTTGGTGATTATATGATGAGAGTTGCCAAGAATACACTATCAGAAATAGATGCAATTATGTTTATGGTTAACGTAAACGAAGATATTGGTCGTGGCGATGAATATATCATGGAAATGCTTAAAAATGTTAAAACGCCTATCTTTTTAGTATTAAATAAGATTGACCTTGTGCATCCGGATGCTTTGATGCCTAGAATTGAAAAATATAAAGAATATATGGACTTCACAGAAATTATACCAATTTCAGCACTTGAGGGATTGAATGTAGATCACTTTATAGATGTGTTGAAATCTTATTTACCTGTAGGTCCGAAATACTATCCTGACGACCAAATTTCTGACCACCCAGAACAATTTGTTGTTAGCGAAATTATCCGTGAAAAGATATTACATTTAACAAGTGAAGAGATACCTCATGCAATAGGCGTTAATGTTGATAGAATGATTAAAGAAGATGAAGACAGAGTTAGAGTTGAAGCAACGATTTACGTTGAGCGTGATTCTCAAAAGGGTATAGTCATCGGTAAAGGTGGTAAAAAACTTAAAGAGGTAGGTAAACGTGCACGTCATGATATAGAGATGCTATTAGGATCTAAAGTTTACTTAGAACTCTGGGTAAAGGTACAACGTGATTGGAGAAATAAAGTAAACTTTATACGACAAATTGGTTATGTAGAAGACCAAGATTGA
- the recO gene encoding DNA repair protein RecO has translation MKQKGIIIKSVDYGESDKIITILNEYGAKIPLMARRAKKVKSGLQAHTQMFVYGLFIYNKWRGMGTLNSVDVINQHYELQLDLFESSYASLCTETIERSMEENEVSKYNYDLLYFVLTKIAEGTSAQLMSIVVLLKCMSKFGFTASFNQCVITGNEDQSKLVGYSFKFDGAISEEVLYQDPHAFKLTNRSLYLLDILQKLPINKMNSLSIHKEILDEMSELIIMLYREYAGMLFKSQKLINQLKRLESDPH, from the coding sequence ATGAAACAAAAAGGCATCATAATCAAATCAGTAGATTATGGCGAATCTGATAAAATCATCACAATTTTAAATGAATATGGCGCTAAAATACCTTTGATGGCTCGACGTGCGAAAAAAGTTAAATCTGGATTACAAGCTCATACACAAATGTTTGTGTATGGCTTATTTATTTATAATAAATGGCGTGGCATGGGAACACTCAATTCTGTAGATGTGATTAATCAACATTATGAATTACAGCTTGATTTATTTGAAAGTAGTTATGCATCGTTATGCACAGAGACTATTGAAAGATCTATGGAAGAAAATGAAGTTTCGAAGTACAATTATGACTTACTCTATTTTGTACTTACTAAGATAGCAGAGGGCACATCAGCACAACTCATGTCTATCGTAGTATTATTGAAGTGTATGTCTAAATTTGGATTTACAGCTTCATTTAATCAGTGTGTGATTACTGGAAATGAAGATCAATCTAAATTAGTAGGTTATAGTTTCAAATTCGATGGCGCAATCTCTGAAGAAGTATTATATCAGGATCCACACGCTTTCAAATTAACAAATCGCTCGCTTTATCTATTAGATATACTACAAAAACTACCTATCAATAAAATGAATTCATTGAGTATTCATAAAGAAATCTTAGATGAGATGTCAGAACTTATTATCATGCTCTATAGAGAATATGCTGGTATGCTTTTTAAGAGTCAAAAATTAATTAATCAACTTAAAAGATTAGAAAGTGATCCACACTAA
- a CDS encoding glycine--tRNA ligase codes for MAKDMETIVQLAKHRGFVFPGSDIYGGLSNTWDYGPLGVELKNNIKKAWWQKFITQSPYNVGIDAAILMNPKTWEASGHLGNFNDPMIDNKDSKIRYRADKLIEDYMQKEKGDENFIADGLSFDEMKQIIDDEGIVCPVSGTANWTDIRQFNLMFKTFQGVTEDSTNELFLRPETAQGIFVNYKNVQRSMRKKLPFGIGQIGKSFRNEITPGNFIFRTREFEQMELEFFCKPGEEIEWQNFWKTFASQWLKDLNINEENMRLRDHDADELSHYSNATTDIEYKFPFGWGELWGIASRTDFDLQKHSEHSGEDFKYHDPETNEKYVPYCIEPSLGADRVTLAFLCDAYEEEGVEGSKDARTVMHFHPALAPYKAAVLPLSKKLSSEAIKIFEQLSQSFSIDFDESQSIGKRYRRQDEIGTPYCITFDFDSLEDNQVTVRDRDSMEQVRMPISELETFFAEKVKF; via the coding sequence ATGGCAAAAGATATGGAAACAATTGTTCAATTAGCAAAACATAGAGGGTTCGTATTCCCCGGTAGTGACATTTACGGTGGTTTATCAAATACATGGGATTACGGCCCGTTAGGCGTTGAACTTAAAAATAATATTAAAAAAGCTTGGTGGCAAAAGTTCATCACACAATCTCCATATAATGTGGGTATTGATGCAGCTATTTTAATGAATCCAAAGACTTGGGAAGCTTCAGGTCACTTAGGCAACTTTAATGACCCTATGATCGATAATAAAGATAGTAAAATTCGTTATCGTGCGGATAAATTAATTGAAGATTACATGCAAAAAGAAAAAGGTGATGAAAACTTCATCGCTGATGGATTAAGCTTTGATGAAATGAAACAAATTATTGATGATGAAGGTATTGTATGTCCTGTAAGTGGCACTGCAAATTGGACTGATATTCGTCAATTTAATTTAATGTTTAAAACTTTCCAAGGTGTAACTGAAGATTCCACTAACGAATTGTTCTTACGTCCTGAAACAGCTCAAGGTATTTTCGTTAACTATAAAAATGTACAACGTTCAATGCGTAAAAAATTACCGTTCGGTATTGGTCAAATCGGTAAATCTTTCCGTAACGAGATTACACCTGGTAACTTCATTTTCAGAACAAGAGAATTTGAACAAATGGAGTTAGAATTCTTCTGCAAACCTGGTGAAGAAATTGAATGGCAAAACTTCTGGAAAACTTTTGCAAGTCAATGGTTAAAAGATTTAAATATTAATGAAGAAAATATGCGTTTAAGAGACCATGATGCAGATGAGTTATCTCACTACTCTAACGCTACAACTGATATTGAATACAAATTCCCATTTGGTTGGGGCGAATTATGGGGTATCGCAAGCCGTACAGACTTCGATTTACAAAAGCATAGCGAACACTCTGGTGAAGACTTTAAATATCACGATCCAGAAACAAATGAAAAATATGTTCCGTATTGTATCGAACCTTCATTAGGTGCTGATCGTGTAACGTTAGCATTCTTATGTGACGCATATGAAGAAGAAGGTGTTGAAGGAAGTAAAGATGCACGTACTGTAATGCATTTCCACCCTGCCTTAGCACCATATAAAGCTGCGGTATTACCTTTAAGTAAAAAATTATCAAGCGAAGCGATTAAAATCTTTGAACAATTAAGTCAAAGCTTCTCTATTGATTTCGACGAATCACAATCAATTGGTAAACGTTACCGTAGACAAGACGAAATCGGTACACCATATTGTATTACATTCGACTTTGATTCATTAGAAGATAATCAAGTAACTGTACGTGACAGAGATTCAATGGAACAAGTACGTATGCCAATTTCAGAATTAGAAACATTCTTTGCAGAGAAAGTTAAATTTTAA
- a CDS encoding helix-turn-helix transcriptional regulator — MELSKRQELIIEIVKSKGPITGEHIAEKLNLTRATLRPDLAILTMSGFIEARPRVGYYYSGKSKNKIINEQLRQYVVKDYMSQPVVIKEEMSVYDAICTIFLEDAGTLFITNNDNDFVGVCSRKDLLRASMIGEDIHTMPISVNMTRMPHVTYLEEEELVIYAANQMIDNEIDSLPIVRKKDNKKYEVIGRISKTTITKLFVSLFKE, encoded by the coding sequence ATAGAACTTAGTAAAAGACAGGAACTAATAATTGAGATTGTCAAATCTAAAGGACCGATCACAGGTGAGCATATCGCTGAAAAATTAAATTTAACAAGAGCTACGTTAAGACCGGACTTAGCTATACTTACTATGTCTGGTTTTATAGAAGCGAGACCTAGAGTAGGTTATTACTATTCAGGTAAATCGAAAAATAAAATTATTAATGAACAATTGAGACAATATGTGGTTAAAGATTATATGTCTCAACCAGTTGTCATTAAGGAAGAAATGTCAGTTTATGATGCAATATGTACTATATTTTTAGAAGATGCAGGGACATTATTTATAACTAATAATGACAATGACTTCGTAGGCGTATGTTCTAGAAAAGATTTATTAAGAGCATCTATGATTGGTGAGGATATACATACAATGCCTATCAGTGTAAATATGACTAGAATGCCACATGTGACATATTTAGAAGAGGAAGAACTTGTAATATACGCTGCCAATCAAATGATAGATAACGAGATTGACTCACTACCAATTGTAAGGAAAAAAGACAATAAAAAATACGAGGTAATTGGTCGAATCTCTAAAACAACTATAACTAAATTATTCGTATCATTATTCAAAGAATAG
- a CDS encoding pyruvate, water dikinase regulatory protein, translated as MDIIKIIVASDSIGETAELVARAGVSQFNPKQCKHEFLRYPYIESFEHVDEVIQVARDTNAIIVYTLVKPEIKKYMLAKVEEFSLKSVDIMGPLMDLLSDSIDETPYYEPGIVHRLDDAYFKKIDAIEFAVKYDDGKDPKGLPKADIVLLGISRTSKTPLSQYLAHKSYKVMNIPIVPEVTPPDALFDINTSKCIALKISEEKLNRIRKERLKQLGLGDKARYATEARIQEELNYFDELVNKVGCPVIDVTDKAIEETANDIIHLIEESKSK; from the coding sequence ATGGACATTATAAAGATAATTGTAGCCTCAGATTCAATTGGTGAAACTGCAGAGTTAGTTGCAAGAGCAGGAGTATCTCAATTTAACCCTAAACAATGTAAACATGAATTTCTTCGATATCCATATATTGAATCATTTGAACATGTAGATGAAGTTATTCAAGTAGCTAGAGATACCAATGCAATTATTGTATACACTTTGGTTAAACCAGAAATTAAAAAATATATGCTTGCAAAAGTCGAAGAATTTTCATTAAAATCTGTCGATATTATGGGACCTCTAATGGATTTATTATCGGATTCAATTGATGAAACACCATATTATGAACCAGGAATAGTTCACAGGCTAGACGATGCGTATTTTAAAAAAATTGATGCAATTGAATTTGCTGTGAAATATGATGACGGAAAAGATCCAAAAGGATTACCAAAAGCCGACATCGTTCTGTTAGGTATTTCTAGAACTTCTAAAACTCCATTATCTCAGTATTTAGCACATAAAAGTTATAAAGTGATGAATATACCTATAGTTCCTGAAGTAACTCCACCTGATGCATTATTTGATATTAATACCTCTAAATGTATTGCTTTAAAAATAAGTGAAGAGAAACTAAATCGCATACGTAAGGAAAGATTAAAGCAATTAGGTTTAGGAGATAAGGCTAGGTATGCCACAGAGGCACGTATTCAAGAAGAATTGAATTATTTTGATGAATTAGTTAATAAAGTAGGTTGTCCGGTCATAGATGTTACTGACAAAGCTATTGAAGAAACAGCGAATGATATCATACATTTAATTGAAGAAAGTAAATCGAAATGA
- the dnaG gene encoding DNA primase: MRIDQSVINEIKDKTDILDLVSEYVKLEKRGRNYIGLCPFHDEKTPSFTVSEDKQICHCFGCKKGGNVFQFTQEIKDVPFVEAVKELGERVNIKVDVGQTQYNQQSQMASDDLKMIEMHELIRDYYHYALMKTVEGEEALNYLRQRGFTDELIKQRQIGYAPDSSHFCHDFLEKEGYDIELAYEAGLLSRNEENFSYYDRFRNRIMFPLKNAQGRIVGYSGRTYNNQEPKYLNSPETPIFQKRRLLYNLDKARKSIRQNDEIVLLEGFMDVIKSDYAGLKQVVASMGTQLSQEHMTFLKKLTNNITLMFDGDYAGREATLKTGQALLQQGLNVYVIQLPSGMDPDEYIGKYGNEAFLNFVAKDKKAFVLFKVESHQDEINNNDLAYERHFREATHDIAQVQSTILRNKLIQDVANIFNMSPEMIYHEIGSNNMPQVAPAEYGYSPQSGSQLFNNLTKNEKAERALLKHFMKDKDTFINYYQKISDDDFTNKYFKSIFNILHDYFSEHDNYSISDVMQYIDSNELREAFIELDQYTLNDEPYENEIEDYILIINNNDDESIESLNHKLREAYRIGDVELQKYYLQLIVVKNKNRM; encoded by the coding sequence TTGCGTATAGATCAATCGGTCATTAATGAAATTAAAGATAAAACAGATATATTAGATTTAGTAAGCGAATATGTAAAATTAGAAAAAAGAGGACGCAATTATATCGGCTTGTGTCCTTTTCATGATGAAAAGACACCTTCGTTCACAGTATCTGAAGATAAACAAATTTGTCACTGTTTTGGTTGTAAAAAAGGTGGCAATGTCTTTCAATTTACACAGGAGATTAAAGATGTACCTTTTGTAGAAGCTGTTAAAGAACTTGGCGAACGTGTAAATATTAAAGTTGATGTGGGGCAAACTCAATATAATCAACAATCTCAAATGGCTTCAGACGATTTAAAAATGATAGAAATGCATGAGTTAATTCGAGATTACTATCATTATGCCTTGATGAAAACTGTTGAGGGTGAAGAGGCTTTAAACTACTTGCGTCAGCGTGGTTTTACTGACGAACTCATCAAGCAGAGACAAATTGGATATGCGCCAGATAGCTCTCATTTTTGTCATGATTTTCTTGAGAAGGAGGGATATGACATAGAATTAGCTTACGAAGCGGGTCTATTGTCTCGAAATGAAGAAAATTTTAGTTACTATGATAGATTTAGAAATCGAATCATGTTTCCTTTGAAGAATGCTCAAGGTAGAATAGTTGGATATTCTGGAAGAACATATAATAACCAAGAACCTAAATATTTGAATAGCCCTGAAACACCCATCTTTCAAAAACGTAGACTCTTATATAATTTAGATAAAGCTCGCAAATCAATTCGTCAAAACGACGAAATTGTATTATTAGAAGGATTTATGGATGTTATTAAATCAGATTACGCTGGTTTAAAACAGGTTGTAGCGAGTATGGGTACACAGTTGTCCCAAGAACATATGACGTTTCTAAAAAAATTAACAAATAACATTACATTAATGTTTGATGGAGATTACGCTGGTAGAGAGGCTACTTTAAAAACGGGTCAAGCTTTATTACAACAAGGTCTAAATGTATATGTGATTCAATTACCATCCGGTATGGATCCTGATGAATACATTGGCAAATATGGAAATGAGGCTTTTTTAAACTTTGTTGCTAAGGATAAAAAGGCATTTGTACTGTTTAAAGTGGAGTCACATCAAGATGAAATTAATAATAATGATTTAGCTTATGAAAGACATTTTAGAGAAGCAACTCATGACATCGCTCAAGTTCAATCAACAATTTTACGTAATAAATTAATACAAGATGTTGCTAATATATTCAATATGAGCCCAGAAATGATCTATCATGAAATTGGTTCTAACAATATGCCACAAGTGGCACCAGCAGAATATGGATATTCTCCGCAATCTGGTTCACAATTGTTTAATAATTTAACTAAAAATGAAAAAGCTGAAAGAGCTCTATTGAAGCATTTTATGAAAGATAAGGATACCTTTATAAATTATTATCAAAAAATTAGTGATGACGACTTTACAAATAAATATTTTAAGAGTATATTTAATATTTTGCATGACTATTTTTCAGAACATGATAATTATAGTATCAGTGATGTTATGCAATACATTGATTCCAATGAGCTTAGAGAGGCATTTATTGAACTTGATCAATATACCCTCAATGATGAACCTTACGAGAATGAAATAGAGGACTACATACTAATTATTAATAATAATGATGATGAGTCAATTGAATCATTAAATCACAAACTAAGGGAAGCATATCGCATTGGTGATGTTGAATTACAAAAGTATTACTTACAACTTATTGTCGTTAAAAACAAAAATAGAATGTAA
- the rpoD gene encoding RNA polymerase sigma factor RpoD: MSDNQVKIKKQTIDPTLTLEDVKKQLIDKGKKEGHLSHEEIAEKLQNFEMDSDQMDDFFDQLNDNDITLVNEKDSSDTDEKLNPNDLSAPPGVKINDPVRMYLKEIGRVNLLSAQEEIELAKKIEQGDEVAKSRLAEANLRLVVSIAKRYVGRGMLFLDLIQEGNMGLIKAVEKFDFSKGFKFSTYATWWIRQAITRAIADQARTIRIPVHMVETINKLIRVQRQLLQDLGRDPAPEEIGEEMDLPPEKVREILKIAQEPVSLETPIGEEDDSHLGDFIEDQEAQSPSDHAAYELLKEQLEDVLDTLTDREENVLRLRFGLDDGRTRTLEEVGKVFGVTRERIRQIEAKALRKLRHPSRSKRLKDFMD, encoded by the coding sequence ATGTCTGATAACCAAGTGAAAATTAAAAAGCAAACAATTGATCCGACTTTAACATTAGAAGATGTTAAAAAACAATTAATTGACAAGGGTAAAAAAGAAGGTCATTTAAGTCATGAAGAAATTGCTGAGAAGCTTCAGAACTTCGAAATGGATTCTGACCAGATGGATGATTTCTTCGATCAACTAAATGATAATGATATAACGCTTGTTAATGAAAAAGATAGTTCAGATACAGATGAGAAATTAAATCCAAATGATTTAAGTGCCCCTCCTGGTGTCAAAATTAACGACCCAGTTCGTATGTATCTTAAAGAGATTGGTAGAGTTAACTTATTAAGCGCTCAAGAAGAAATAGAGTTAGCTAAAAAAATTGAACAAGGCGATGAAGTAGCAAAATCTCGTCTAGCTGAAGCCAACTTACGTCTTGTTGTTAGTATTGCTAAAAGATATGTAGGAAGAGGTATGTTATTCCTTGATTTAATTCAAGAGGGTAACATGGGCTTGATTAAAGCTGTAGAAAAATTTGACTTTAGTAAAGGGTTTAAATTTTCAACATATGCGACTTGGTGGATTAGACAAGCAATCACTAGAGCTATTGCTGACCAAGCACGTACTATCCGTATTCCTGTGCATATGGTTGAAACAATTAATAAATTAATACGTGTTCAACGCCAACTTTTACAAGACTTAGGCCGAGATCCTGCACCAGAAGAAATTGGTGAAGAAATGGATTTACCACCTGAAAAAGTACGTGAAATCTTGAAAATTGCTCAAGAGCCTGTATCTCTTGAAACGCCAATTGGGGAAGAAGATGACAGTCATTTAGGTGACTTCATTGAAGACCAAGAAGCTCAAAGCCCATCAGACCATGCAGCTTACGAACTGTTAAAAGAACAACTTGAAGATGTTCTTGACACATTAACTGATAGAGAAGAAAATGTATTACGTTTAAGATTTGGTTTAGATGATGGACGTACAAGAACACTTGAAGAAGTAGGTAAAGTATTTGGCGTAACACGTGAACGTATACGCCAAATCGAAGCTAAAGCTTTAAGAAAACTAAGACATCCTAGTCGTAGTAAGAGACTTAAAGATTTCATGGATTAA
- a CDS encoding tRNA (adenine(22)-N(1))-methyltransferase TrmK, with translation MINLNQRLLRVCSFLKEGTIADIGSDHAYLPIYAIQNKICNSAIAGEVIKGPYKAALNNVAENDLGDSIEVRLGDGLAVINHDDEIDNITICGMGGPLIAKILKEGQEKLTHHPRLILQSNIQTQVLRNVLTSLNYEVINEVILEEKGHIYEIVVAEFNQSIMPLSTKEEKFGPYLLEEKNEHFYKKWNRELEALYHIKSQLNSSTHHERLKEIDSEINLIQEVLDNEIE, from the coding sequence ATGATTAATTTAAACCAAAGATTATTGCGTGTGTGTTCATTTTTAAAAGAAGGAACGATAGCTGATATTGGTTCGGACCACGCATATCTACCTATTTATGCCATCCAAAATAAGATATGTAACAGTGCAATTGCTGGAGAAGTCATCAAAGGACCGTACAAAGCTGCGCTAAATAATGTAGCTGAAAATGACTTAGGTGATTCGATTGAAGTTCGCTTAGGAGACGGTTTAGCAGTTATCAATCATGATGATGAAATTGATAATATAACGATTTGTGGCATGGGAGGACCTCTCATTGCTAAAATTTTAAAAGAAGGTCAAGAAAAATTAACACATCACCCAAGACTTATTTTACAGAGCAACATCCAAACACAAGTTTTAAGAAATGTATTAACTTCACTGAATTATGAAGTTATAAACGAGGTTATCCTTGAAGAAAAAGGACATATTTATGAAATTGTAGTTGCTGAATTCAACCAATCTATAATGCCACTTTCTACAAAAGAAGAAAAATTTGGCCCGTATTTATTAGAGGAAAAAAATGAACATTTCTACAAGAAATGGAATAGAGAACTTGAAGCACTTTATCACATTAAGTCACAATTGAATTCATCAACGCATCATGAGAGACTAAAAGAAATTGACAGTGAAATAAATCTCATACAAGAGGTGTTAGATAATGAAATTGAGTAA
- a CDS encoding Nif3-like dinuclear metal center hexameric protein produces MKLSKLMSILDYHVPFSTAESWDNVGLLIGDENQQVNGILTALDCTEEVVDQAIDKNINIIIAHHPLIFKGIKNIVQTGYGKIIRKLIQNDINLIAMHTNLDVNPSGVNKMLADTLDLNNVNQINQRYTTYYKVQTFIPKENVENFKDQLNQLGLAKEENYEYCFFESAGKGQFKPVGEANPYLGQLDSIEYVDEIKLEFIISENEKQITEQAIINYHPYETPVYDFIKLQRQSEFGLGIIGELPHTMTLDEFSSYAKEKLNINSLRYTGNSDAVINKVAMIGGSGIGFEYEAHSNGADVFVTGDIKHHDALDAKIQGVNLLDINHYSEYVMKQGLKLLLEDWLFEYKDMFPIEASNIDTDPFTYK; encoded by the coding sequence ATGAAATTGAGTAAACTCATGTCCATTTTAGATTATCATGTCCCATTTTCCACTGCAGAATCATGGGATAATGTCGGATTATTAATCGGTGATGAGAATCAACAAGTAAATGGTATATTAACCGCTTTAGATTGTACTGAAGAGGTTGTCGATCAAGCGATAGATAAAAATATCAATATAATCATTGCACATCATCCACTCATCTTTAAAGGTATAAAAAATATTGTTCAAACTGGTTATGGCAAAATTATACGTAAATTGATTCAAAATGATATTAATCTTATCGCAATGCATACAAATTTAGATGTAAATCCTAGTGGCGTCAATAAAATGTTGGCAGATACACTTGATTTAAATAACGTTAACCAGATTAACCAACGTTACACGACATATTATAAGGTTCAAACTTTTATTCCTAAAGAAAATGTTGAAAACTTTAAAGACCAATTAAACCAACTCGGCTTAGCTAAAGAAGAGAATTACGAATATTGTTTCTTTGAAAGTGCTGGAAAGGGACAGTTCAAACCTGTTGGAGAAGCTAACCCTTACCTTGGTCAACTTGATAGTATAGAATATGTAGATGAGATTAAGCTTGAATTTATAATTTCTGAAAATGAAAAGCAAATTACAGAACAAGCAATTATAAACTATCATCCTTATGAAACACCTGTTTATGATTTTATTAAACTACAAAGACAAAGCGAATTTGGATTAGGTATTATAGGTGAACTTCCTCATACTATGACTTTAGATGAGTTTTCTAGTTACGCTAAAGAGAAATTAAATATTAATAGTTTAAGATATACTGGTAATTCTGACGCGGTGATTAATAAAGTTGCAATGATCGGTGGTTCAGGTATAGGTTTCGAGTATGAAGCTCACAGTAATGGTGCAGATGTATTTGTTACTGGAGATATCAAACATCACGATGCATTAGACGCTAAAATACAAGGAGTCAATCTGCTTGATATCAACCACTATAGCGAATATGTAATGAAGCAAGGGTTAAAATTGTTACTAGAAGATTGGTTATTTGAGTATAAAGATATGTTCCCTATCGAAGCCTCAAATATTGATACTGATCCTTTTACTTATAAATAA
- a CDS encoding DEAD/DEAH box helicase, translating to MAKHPFEHFNLDESLIKAVQDLNFEKPTEIQNKIIPRILKGTNLIGQSQTGTGKTHSFLLPLIQMIDVDLQEPQAIVVAPTRELAQQLFQAASHLCKFKQEVNVKLFIGGTDIEKDKQRCNRQPQLIIGTPTRINDLAQGGHLHAHLASNLIVDEADLMIDLGLIEDVDYIAARLNDEAHIAVFSATIPKSLQPFLNKYLSQPEFVEVDHKSHNKKNIEFYLIPTKGTAKVDKTLNLIDILNPYLSIIFCNSRENANELADSLNKEGIKVGMIHGGLTPRERKQQMKRIRNLDFQYVIASDLASRGIDIEGVSHVINFDVPNDIDFFTHRVGRTGRGNYKGVAITLYSPDEEHNISLIEDKGYHFENVDIKNGELKPIKAHDTRRTRQRKDDHLTNEVKHKVRSKSKRKVKPGYKKKFKQEVEKMKRQERKIYSKRQNKQKRKNNKG from the coding sequence ATGGCGAAACATCCATTTGAGCATTTTAATTTAGACGAAAGTTTAATTAAAGCGGTTCAAGATCTTAATTTTGAAAAACCTACAGAAATACAAAATAAAATTATCCCAAGAATATTAAAAGGCACTAACTTAATAGGTCAATCACAAACTGGTACAGGAAAGACGCATTCTTTCTTATTACCTTTAATACAAATGATTGATGTTGATCTCCAAGAACCCCAAGCCATTGTAGTTGCACCAACACGAGAGCTTGCTCAACAATTATTCCAAGCAGCGAGTCACCTGTGCAAATTTAAACAAGAAGTGAACGTTAAATTGTTTATAGGTGGTACAGATATTGAAAAAGACAAACAACGCTGTAATAGACAACCTCAATTAATTATTGGTACACCTACACGTATTAATGACCTTGCTCAAGGCGGACATCTTCATGCACACCTTGCTAGCAATTTAATTGTTGATGAGGCTGACTTAATGATTGATTTAGGATTAATCGAGGATGTAGATTATATAGCAGCTAGATTAAATGATGAAGCGCACATTGCTGTATTTAGTGCAACGATTCCTAAATCATTGCAACCATTTTTAAATAAATATTTAAGCCAACCTGAATTCGTTGAGGTTGATCATAAGTCTCATAATAAAAAGAACATTGAATTTTATTTAATACCTACAAAAGGGACTGCTAAAGTAGATAAAACGCTAAATCTAATAGATATTTTGAATCCATATCTTAGTATTATTTTCTGTAATAGTAGAGAAAATGCAAACGAACTTGCAGACTCTCTAAATAAAGAAGGTATTAAAGTAGGTATGATTCACGGTGGTTTGACACCTAGAGAACGTAAACAACAAATGAAACGTATTAGAAACTTAGACTTCCAATACGTTATTGCAAGTGATCTCGCTTCACGAGGTATCGATATTGAAGGAGTAAGTCACGTCATAAATTTCGACGTACCTAATGATATTGATTTCTTTACACATCGTGTAGGTCGTACAGGAAGGGGTAATTATAAAGGGGTAGCAATTACTCTTTATAGCCCTGATGAAGAGCACAATATTTCATTAATCGAAGATAAAGGCTATCATTTTGAAAATGTGGACATTAAAAATGGAGAACTTAAACCGATTAAAGCACACGACACAAGACGCACTAGACAACGAAAAGATGATCACTTAACAAATGAAGTTAAGCATAAAGTTCGAAGTAAATCGAAAAGAAAAGTTAAACCAGGATATAAGAAAAAGTTTAAGCAAGAAGTAGAAAAAATGAAGCGCCAAGAAAGAAAGATTTATAGTAAGAGACAAAATAAACAAAAACGTAAAAACAATAAAGGATAG